In the genome of Pungitius pungitius chromosome 5, fPunPun2.1, whole genome shotgun sequence, the window CTCAGCCAGGCAGTGTAGGAGAAGCACGTCTGGTCAGCGACCCGTGGCCTAACCCTGTCTCTCGCCTATTGTGTTTGAGAGAATACGTGTATTTTGTGCCAAGGAAATTCTGCTTCATTCAGAGTCAATGTTGGGATCTTTCAAAAATTGTCACATTTGTTGAAATCCTCAAAATATCCCGACAggttgaatcatttttaaagtcAAGTATGTTGTAGTTAGTTTCTCTAAATTACCAATATTGACCAGCCTTAGCTTTAATGTTTCATGACAATTATTTTTGTCCCTCTTTTATCTTTATTTgcctaaataaagaaataaaaaagcctGCAATAGGGTTGTTTGTTTCCTTGTCAAATTATCACCAAAATATAGCTAAATatagctgaaaaaaacaaaaaacaaaattttTTCTATGCTTATGACAAGACTTTAGCCAAAATTAGATCTTAGATATTACTAAGACCTAATATTTCTAATGAATAcaattattgtttgtttgttaccaGTTGTTTGTTGACGTCTTCCATATTACCAAAGAGCAACCTATGATTATAAACACGACCTCTGGAACTTTCCCTTCGGACATCGTAAAAGATGACGTAACGACAGCTGAGACCCCGAGGGAACCCCTCAGCCAGCCACAACATCAAACAGAACACCACTGGTCCCGAGTTAACACAAAGGAAACAAATGTGACACAATAAAAGTGGTGTCAAGTTCTGACGTGTGCACCAATGGGAGCTTAGGGAACTCGTGGAAAATTGCCCAACCTCACATAAGTACGCAAGTGATCAGTGTAATTTTAGCCCCCTGTAAACAGACATGGGTTCTGATTGGATATCACTTTGGCAGGAGGTTTTATGATTGGCTCAACTTGAGTGTGCACCTTCCCCAATAGAAACAACAGGGTTGTTTTGCATGTGAACACAGTTCTGTCCTTTCTTTTGGACGTCATATCCCCCAAATATATAACAATGTGCATTGTAAAAGGgcacaacaataaataatacaggTAGATATTTGTAAGCTAGGTACAACATGTAATTACAAACATAAAGCTTGCTGCAGCTTGTCAACGTCTTGAAGctaattttgtatttaaatgcaGATCGCTGTTAGTCAGATGGTTCTAGGTTGAGGTCACTTTGGTTCAAGTTTTAAATATCCTAAGTTCATGGTCCCTAGAGCAGTGTTTTTCAATCTTCCCgagctgcatttttttttacattaaaaagatCCCGTTGGCACACCAACAAcctaaaaagttttaaaaagacTTAATGCAGCATATGAAAGATATAAAAGGTTCCTGTTTCTCAGTTTGTGTATGCATGCAAACAAAAGAATCTGTGTTCTTGTTTGAATTAACTGTTTAGCTTGCTTGGAACGACCACCCTGTTGGATAGCTTCTCCTCACACACCAAGCATAACAAGTCGGTGAAAGTAAATCCAAACGAAAAAAAGATGTAGATGTTTCCAGGACCGTTGTAACCCTCCACAGGTCGGACCTTTGATTATTACAACACGTATTCAGCAAAAACATTGATTCTCAGATCAAATATCCTATGGATTATTTGTTCAAATGACCATAAGTAATAACAAAGACCAGGTCCTCCTCTCAAATACCTGGAAGATTAGTAGGATGTCTTACTTGGAAACACGCAGAGTCCATGTGACTGTAAAACTTACAACTCTGAAGACTCTGGCACGCCACAATCACTCAGCCGGAACCACATGAGCGCCGTACAGGGTTTTCCAGTGTGACCGCTGTGAGGTCATGAAACATTGGAAAAGCATCCTTtgagtgttttttctctctaaattgtgttgtgtcccccccgcccccagcacTCTTTGCTGTGGGGTGGGAACGTTGAGCCAACATTCCAACTTGTGCCACCACCGGCCTTTAATCTGCAAGGCACGTGTCGCCGGGGGTAACCAGCATCACAGGGCTGCACTTGGCGCATTCAACCTGGAAGAAATGATGATGAAGCGGCATGGGGTACCTCGAAATACAAACGTTTAGATCTGCAAATTTATTCAAGCCAATTTTTCTTCTTGAAAAGGTTAACTTTCAATCTCTTTCGATCATGACATTCCAGCCCAGAGGCTTGTTGGTAGCAGGTAATGAAACTGACTGCCAGCTTTAAATGATGTTTTCAGTTCCCCCTGACTTTTGCAAGAGTTGAACAACGATATTTCCCAAAGGAGTTTGAGCCAGGTTATTTTGCAGGCAGTAAAAGACTATACATGTGTCTCATTAACAATCGGAACTGTTCAAGTAGCCAACATAGAGCAGTAAGCCTCTACGGGGTCATATGTTTGATACACCTACGGACAGTGTTATGCATGACAGTTTACCATTTACCCAAATGTCAACCTTGGCTAAAACTACTAAAGTTCATTTGTGAATTAAAAAGAACTTTGGACAAGAGACTGGAAACAGCAGAACACAAGCAAAGCATTGTACAAATACAGAACATTTGCATCAAAAGCCCAACCTTGATATGGGGTTAGATTCAGGAAGGTTCTGGAACAACCAGAGAACATAAAGAATgcatgagagaaaaaaatgagacaCAAAGCTGAAGGTGTGAGTAATTTTCGTCTCCAAGTGCCAATACTAACACTCAAACAAGCCCCTGAAGTTTAAACATTCCATCTCTCACTCATCTTGCAGGTATTTCAGTTTTACATGATGGGACAGGATGGCATGACAGGAAAGATCGGCACTTGATGACTCAAAATTCTTCAGGTAGGAAGTTCCGGAGCAATGTGAGGTTATCGCGTACAAACCAGAGATAACTGATGTTTGGTGGAATTCCTGATTCACCGTCCTGGAAGACAGGAAGGGGTTTTGCAACCAAAAGCGCTCCATTTTAGAGGAAGTAGAACATTTACTTCAGTTATACGGAGTTGATAAGGCCTTAGGACGCCGAATTTGATTTCCAAGTTGACttgtttatatataaaaaaaatttaaaaaaaagttgatgcaGGAcataagcaacaaaaaaaagccatcaTTGGTTTTAAGTTAGTTTACAGTGGATTATTTAAGGATGTAATCTTTATCAGAGTTGTgtggaaaggaaaagcaaaggaaGTTTGATTATTGGTCCAAAGGGGTTCTGACATGACTGGTTTACAAGTGTGCCGCTGGATTGGTTGAATCAAAATGGGAAGTAAAGGAAGGCAATGAACACAATATACAGCTCTTGAGAATGTTAACTTTGTTCAAATTGCTGTTTCCTCACGTTTAAGTTGTGCAATAGattttctaaatatatatatatgcacaagCCTTGCGATTCAGATCAAATACCAATTTTTGAATTTCATTGTTTATCACTGGGATGCATGATGACAACCTATAACCCTTAAATCCTTAATAGGGAAGAATATATTGCACCAGAAATTACTTACAAAtcagtttatttttcaaaaacaaagttATTTACATTATGTACACCCCTCCCCATCCCCAAAAGACACAGCAATATTAACACTACGCAAAACTTCAGATAAGGTTGTGTGCAAGAGAGatcaagtgtgtgtctgtcagttaTACAGTGCATCAGTAATCTCTTAGCAGGAAGGCACACTTCTTGGTCACAGACAAACACTCACAACACAGACACtcaatacacacaaaaatactGCATCTAGGAGAAATGCATGCAACATATGCTTCATTACGAGATGTGCTTGGATAAATAACGTTGGTCTTGCAGTGCTTCCATTTTCCTCATAAATtaaaattttttaaaaatgtacagtgCCTACATTGCTGGTGTCCACCGACACACATCAGTATTCTACGTCAATAGTCCACACAAGGAACAAAGTCCTCAGGCCCCCTTGACAGATTTGGAGACAGCCCCTCACTTTGCATCCTACGCGTTGTATTTCCTTCCGGACGAGTCGTTGTCGTCCTTAGAAATTGTAAACCTTCCATGTGCCGTTGAGTCCAATCGAGCCCCTAacccctccatcaccgtgtgctGTTCGATCGTTCTCCTAAGAAAACAAAGTGCTCATAGAGAGGGCGATGCCTTGCCGCGATCCTTGTTGGGTCCCCGTGGGGATGGTGCATTGGAAGTTGTTACATTGGCAGCCTGTCGATCAAACAACATTTTAGACGATTGTGCGCTCCATTCTTTATCTTCCTTAACTTTGTCAAATAAAACTCAGGAGTACTCCGACAAGACATGCAGCATTACGTGTCGTACCGTTTTCTTGGCTTCACTTCCCAGCCATCGCGACACTTCACAAACGTTATGGAGTCCCCTGGGGAAATTTCAATCGTTGCCGGATCTTGGGCACAAAAAGTAAACCTGCgacgtcagaaaaaaaaaaagttagtgaaaaacaataaatcctGGAGGTGGGTGGACAGCTAGCGCCACTACCTCCTACTTACTTCTTCTGCGTTTCCCCAGCCTTCACGCGAATCCGCCGGACTGCCAGCACCGGTTTGGAGGGCTTGGTGTTCCAGGCCCACCAACCCTTCTTGAGGTTCTTCCACACGGAGTTCCAAGTTTCAGAATCTCCTTCCCAGCTCAGACGGATCTTTAGCAGGTCGCCAATGTCCTTCTCCGTGAACACCAAGAAGGTGTTTGTCAGGTTCAGGCCGATGGCATTATAAGGGCTgcgcaaaaaataaaataatatttggtCTGAGTTACATGCCAAGAAAAAGCAGTTCTAGCAGCAGTGTGAACTAgcaaactatttaaaaacatGGCAACAAGGGTCCAACAAGCTGAATAATCGGATGACGGGCTTTGTGCCACGTCATGCTTGTACAAACCAGGTTGAACCAAAGACTCGGCCAGCGAGAGAATCACATGACTGGCACTCTAAAAAGGTCAAGCCAAAAAAGATCCCagttctcaatttacaccacgGCACACTGTGCGCTTCTAAAGCCCCCAGGCAGTGCAGCTGCCAGTGCATTGGTGGTTTTATGGGTTAAACATGACgtgagggaaaaaaagttttgaatgaCAGATTTTAGATTTTGAACTTACACATCTACAGACATCTTTTCTGTATCGTTGTGGGCTCCGTACAACTGGACGTGGAAGGTTGGATCTGCGTTGTCAGCCTGTTTTCGGTTGAACACATGCATCTTCATCTGGTAGTGGTAGCCTTtatacaaaagaagaaaaaagaaaccaataTTTGACTGATTATAGTCAGTAGTAATTTACAAGTGCTGCAGTTGTACGATTGTTATTGTAGACTCGACACACGAGGAAGTGAGCATAGTGATGAAAGAACAAACTCCAAGACCCACCTCCGAAGGGCATGTCTGCACGCGTCTTCAGATACATTTTCGTGTTGCGCCTCTTGCGCATCTTGCGGGTGTTGTAGCCAATGTTGTTGCAGCGGTTCTTGCGGCAGCTGAGGCAGATGCCCTTCTTGAAGCGCTCGGGGCCGGTGCACTGGTAGGCAAAGCTCATGTGGTCCTTGGTCATCAAAGAGTCTACGAATAGGTGCACGGCACGCTCATGCTCGCACTTCATCACCTCCATGAAATCTGGAGAAACGCAGAAGGCCGGTCAGATGGGATGAAGTCAACTGAACGCCGCTACATTTGTGTAGCATTTCATTGTGACTTGTCTAAGCACTTACTTCCAGCCACTGCGAGCACATCTCCCAGCGCGCAGCCTGGCTGCACGTCACCACCGTTGGGGTAGATGTCGATGTCCCCGATCGGCTGCTGGATGCCGATGCTCACGCCCAAAGCCTCGCGGGTGTACGTGTGCAGAACGTCCACAAAGTCGGCGTCATCGGGGGAGAGGCGCTTCCGTTCTTCTACACCCTCGAACATTGGTCCTGCTGGGTCTAGAcctatagaaataaaaaggcgGGACAGAGGACAATGAGGCAGCGCAAACCTCTGGGTTTGcatttgagtttatttttttatttttttttatttaccagTGATTCTGCCGATGTTCCCTCGCACAAACATTCCGGCGTAGCCTGCGACGTGGGCACCTAAACTGTAGCCGATCAGGTGCACTTTGTCCAGAGGCAGCTGCTGCTCGTCCTGTGTGGAGgacaaaataaagttaaatgGACACTGAAGAAATCCTGGCTTTGAGCCAGCGAGGAGCAGTTGTGCCTGCAGCAGAGCCCAGCTCAAGTTAAGCAGGAGAGAATCTACAGACAGTCGCTTGCATGCAACAatgcctcctccaccacctggaGACGGTTTGTCTCCGAAATATTCCTTGTCCAGGTTTACAACCAAGTGGCAGGTTGCCTTAATTGTGGTTCAATTATGAGACAGCAAGACAGAAAGAGGGCAGATTTTATGACTATGCAGGGAGTCGGCTGCTCCTCCATCTCGTAGCAATTCAGACCAGCCTCAGATGACATTGCAATCAGTCACTTGGGATTGGAGATCCAAATAGGATCCCGCTCTGCATTCTAATAGACACCTCCGAATGAGGCGGTGCTAGTCTTTTTTCAGATTAGATCCAGAGCAAAAACACTAGTATGTCTGTACACACCTGAAGCCAGTTGAGCATGCCGGCGATGTCGAGGCCGACGTCGTGAGTGTGGTTGACTGCGTCTGGGTACAACTGTTGGGCCAACGCTATCCAATCGACAACCACCACGTTGGCGTCTCTTTCGCGCTGCATCAAGGCCGAGACCAGCTTGCTCATCCAGCTTTCGAACATCCCACTCATCTGAggaatgggggggaaaaaagaaaaaaagcttgtgAACCCTCTCAGATCCTGTGCTTGAGTTAGCTCACATTAAAGTGCCAAATTCCAACAAGCAAAGCCCTGTGGTGTGCCTGAGCGCCCATCTAAGCAGCACACAAGATGCCAGTATCCCACTGTTGACCCCACAGAAGGAGAAGGATCCCAGCAGGATGATCTCCAGTAATACATACCGTCCAGCCGTGGATGATGAAGATGGTCTTGGCTGTGGCGTTGAAGCCACACTCCTCCAGACATTCCTTCTTGCCAGCCTGCAGGTAGCAGCCCTCCTGGTCCAGATCTAAACTCGTCCTCATGTTGTACTTGACGCTGCCAGGGAGAACCCGGCCTTCTGTTGGCAGTTCATCCAATCCACTGTCTGCACCTGAGGGGGAGATTAAGGTTGGatatttatttacttcattTCCCTTTGTGATGCatgccatttcttttctttaagaaaaaaatgaaaagaaatggggGCGAGCCCAATAAAAAGTCAGCCAATCAGCTTGCTCCCGCAGCGAACATGCGTTTACAATAATGTGTGAAAGCGAGCCGGACACGCAGGCGCACAATGGACCTTCTCCAATTGTATTCTAGAGCCGGCTCACACAGCTGCAGACAGATTTTGAGATTATTCCTGATTTAAACTCTCGGGCCCGGGGTTTAAGCGGCTCAAATGACGCAGGAGGCCCGTCGGGTGGATGCTGTCACACGATTTCCCACGTGACAAGAACGAAAATGTTGTAATTGAAGCCCAGATTAATTTAAATCAACTAAAgggccacaggggggggggggagagaagggcaTCCACAGTTAAACTGGGGTCGTGTCGGCAGGGATCGGTCCGCGGCAAAACGCGGATTCGCTCCCCAAGGAGACGTGGCGCGCGCTAGTGTCCTCCGGAGTTTGCGTCAAGACTCCGACGGGTCCCTACAGAGGACACGTCGCAGTGTTGTAGGAGTCCATCCCGGGTTTTCTCGGGTACGCTTGGCCCCGCCACACTTGTTCGCGTTCCCGATGTCGCGTAACAgtcttttaaaaatatgtagATGAATTGATCGGGAACGTTGGAGAAATGGGACCAAACGCGAGGTTTGGCTGATTTCAAGTATCGTTCCATTCATTGATTCCCCACAAGCGCGTCTCGCTTCTACTTTTTACATCAGGTGCTGGATTTTGGACACATCGATTTGGAGTGTGGCAAACAAATACATGGTACAAATGAATGAACAATGGAGGCAGAGCCGTGTCTCACCTTTAAGAACGGTGTTGTCCCCGGCGGCAGAGGTAAAGAGCGACGCGGCACACTGTAGGAAAATCCACAGCAAAAGGGCTTTGTGACTCATCTCGCAGTTACAGACGCGTGTGGAGGAATTAAAAGCGTCCGGGGGATATGAATGGCCTTTCAGTGGAGCCGGTATTAGCGCGTGTAAGGAAGGAGGACCCAAAATGAAAGAGCGCGTCGGAGCCGATGTGCGCGCCGGTGGAAGCGCAGTCACAGCAATGTAGAAACTTGCATCAAGTGTCTCATTAGAGTTTTAAATAGTTTCCCCCTTCCTAGTCATCTGATCATCGGCTGATCTTTCGTGGATCTCATTGGTCAAGCCCCCATTTGTTTACGTTTAAGGGCGTGGCAAAGCTGAATGAAGTCGTAGTAGGCTTCTCACGTTGCGCGTGCTGTGGGAGCCCTTGTGCGGGGCGTGACGCGAGCGGCCGTTAAACCGATCCTCCTGCTCGGTGTAGGACTGAAGGacgtggctcatgttgctcactTGGATCCAAGCCCCGGAATGACCAATAATGATGTTTTCAGTGTTAATCAACAACACCCCTTCCGACAGATGGTAATATTTAAAAGGCTCCgacccccccgtgtgtgtgtgtgtgtgtgtgtgtgtgtgcgcctgtgtgtgtgtgcgcctgtgtgtgtgtgtgcgcgcctggcGCGCTGGTGACCACCAGCTTATCTCCACGGACCGGCTCCAAGCGATGAGGACAAGAATGGGCGCACTCACGCAAGGGGTCTCTGCTATAATAACGCCCCTCTTTCCTGGGTGGGGACGCACGTCAGCTGCCACTGCAGTACAACAACACAGTGACGTCACACCAGACATGTGTGGTGTGCACATGCTGTACA includes:
- the lipg gene encoding endothelial lipase gives rise to the protein MSHKALLLWIFLQCAASLFTSAAGDNTVLKGADSGLDELPTEGRVLPGSVKYNMRTSLDLDQEGCYLQAGKKECLEECGFNATAKTIFIIHGWTMSGMFESWMSKLVSALMQRERDANVVVVDWIALAQQLYPDAVNHTHDVGLDIAGMLNWLQDEQQLPLDKVHLIGYSLGAHVAGYAGMFVRGNIGRITGLDPAGPMFEGVEERKRLSPDDADFVDVLHTYTREALGVSIGIQQPIGDIDIYPNGGDVQPGCALGDVLAVAGNFMEVMKCEHERAVHLFVDSLMTKDHMSFAYQCTGPERFKKGICLSCRKNRCNNIGYNTRKMRKRRNTKMYLKTRADMPFGGYHYQMKMHVFNRKQADNADPTFHVQLYGAHNDTEKMSVDVPYNAIGLNLTNTFLVFTEKDIGDLLKIRLSWEGDSETWNSVWKNLKKGWWAWNTKPSKPVLAVRRIRVKAGETQKKFTFCAQDPATIEISPGDSITFVKCRDGWEVKPRKRLPM